The Lagenorhynchus albirostris chromosome 6, mLagAlb1.1, whole genome shotgun sequence genome includes a window with the following:
- the NCL gene encoding nucleolin isoform X1, whose translation MVKLAKAGKNQGDPKKMAPPPKEVEEDSEDEEMSEDEEDDSSGEEVVIPQKKGKKATTTPAKKMMVSPSKKVAVATPAKKAVVTPGKKTAATPAKKTVTPAKAVATPGKKGATPGKALVATPGKKGAAAPAKGAKNGKNAKKEDSDEEDEDDSEEEEEEDEEEDEDEFEPAVMKATAAPASDDEDEDDEDDGEDDDEDDEDDEDDSEEEAMETAAAKGKKGPAKAAPVKAKSTAEDEDEEDDEEEEDEDEEEDEDEEEEDEEEDEEEEELVKEAPGKRKKEMAKQKAAPEAKKQKVEATEPTTSFNLFVGNLNFSKSAPELKTGISDLFAKNDLAVVDVRIGVSRKFGYVDFESAEDLEKALELTGLKVFGNEIKLEKPKGKDSKKERDARTLLAKNLPYKVTQEELKEVFEDAVEIRLVSKDGKSKGIAYIEFKTEADAEKTLEEKQGTEIDGRSISLYYTGEKGQGQDHRGGKNSTWTGESKTLVLSNLSYSATEETLQEVFEKATFIKVPQNQSGKSKGYAFIEFASFEDAKEALNSCNKREIEGRAIRLELQGPRGQPNARSQPSKTLFVKGLSEDTTEETLKESFDGSVRARIVTDRETGSSKGFGFVDFNSEEEAKAAKEAMEDGEIDGNKVTLDWAKPKGEGGFGGRGGGRGGFGGRGGGRGGGRGGFGGRGRGGFGGRGGFRGGRGGGGGDHKPQGKKTKFE comes from the exons ATGGTAAAGCTTGCAAAG GCCGGTAAAAATCAAGGTGACCCCAAGAAAATGGCTCCTCCCCCAAAGGAGGTAGAAGAAGATAGTGAAGATGAGGAAATGTCAGAAGATGAAGAGGATGATAGCAGTGGAGAAGAG gTTGTTATTCctcagaaaaaaggcaaaaaggctACCACAACTCCAGCAAAGAAGATGATGGTTTCCCCATCAAAAAAGGTTGCAGTTGCCACACCGGCAAAGAAAGCAGTTGTCACCCCTGGCAAAAAGACAGCCGCTACGCCAGCCAAGAAGACAGTTACACCTGCCAAAGCAGTAGCAACACCTGGCAAAAAGGGAGCCACACCAGGCAAAGCATTGGTAGCAACCCCTGGTAAGAAGGGAGCAGCCGCTCCAGCCAAGGGAGCAAAGAACGGCAAGAATGCCAAGAAGGAAGACAGTGATGAGGAAGATGAAGATGACagtgaagaggaggaggaggaggatgaagaggaGGATGAGGATGAATTCGAGCCTGCGGTGATGAAAGCAACTGCTGCTCCTGCCTCGGATGACGAGGATGAGGATGACGAGGATGATGGTGAAGACGACGATGAGGATGACGAGGATGATGAGGATG ACTCAGAAGAAGAAGCTATGGAGACTGCAGCagccaaaggaaagaaaggtcCAGCAAAAGCTGCTCCTGTGAAGGCAAAGAGCACTGCTGAAGATGAAGATGAGGAAGatgacgaggaggaggaggacgaggacgaggaggaggacgaggacgaggaggaggaggacgaggaggaggacgaggaggaggaag AACTTGTCAAAGAAGCACCTGGAAAGCGAAAGAAGGAAATGGCCAAACAAAAAGCAGCTCCCGAAGCcaagaaacagaaagtggaaG CCACAGAACCAACTACATCTTTCAATCTCTTTGTTGGAAACCTGAACTTCAGTAAATCTGCTCCTGAATTGAAAACGGGTATCAGTGACCTTTTTGCGAAAAATGATCTTGCAGTTGTTGATGTCAGAATTGGTGTGTCTAG GAAGTTTGGCTATGTGGATTTTGAATCTGCTGAAGACCTGGAAAAAGCCTTGGAACTCACTGGTTTAAAAGTCTTTGGcaatgaaattaaactagaaaaacCAAAGGGAAAAGACAGTAAGAAAG AACGAGATGCGAGAACACTTTTGGCTAAAAATCTTCCTTATAAAGTTACTcaggaagaattaaaagaagtGTTCGAAGATGCTGTGGAGATCAGATTAGTCAGCAAGGATGGAAAGAGTAAAGG gaTTGCTTATATTGAATTTAAGACAGAAGCTGATGCAGAGAAAACCTTGGAAGAAAAGCAGGGAACAGAGATAGATGGGCGATCCATTTCCCTGTACTATACCGGAGAGAAAGGTCAAGGTCAAGACCATAGAGGTGGAAAGAATAGCACTTGGACTG GTGAATCAAAAACCCTGGTTTTAAGCAACCTCTCCTATAGTGCAACAGAAGAAACTCTTCAGGAAGTATTTGAGAAGGCAACGTTTATCAAAGTGCCCCAGAACCAAAGTGGCAAATCTAAAGG GTATGCATTTATAGAATTTGCATCATTTGAAGATGCTAAAGAAGCTTTAAATTCATGTAATAAAAGGGAAATTGAGGGCAGAGCCATCAGGCTGGAGTTGCAAGGACCCAGGGGACAACCTAATGCAAGAAGCC agcCATCCAAAACTCTGTTTGTCAAAGGTCTGTCTGAGGATACTACAGAAGAGACATTAAAGGAGTCGTTTGACGGCTCTGTTCGTGCAAGGATAGTCACTGACCGGGAGACTGGATCCTCTAAGGG GTTTGGTTTTGTAGACTTCAACAGCGAGGAAGAGGCCAAAGCTGCCAAGGAGGCCATGGAAGATGGTGAAATCGATGGAAACAAAGTTACTTTGGACTGGGCCAAGCCTAAGGGTGAAGGTGGCTTCGGTGGCCGAGGAGGAGGCCGAGGTGGCTTCGGTGGCCGAGGAGGAGGCCGAGGTGGCGGCCGAGGTGGATTTGGAGGCCGAGGCCGGGGAGGCTTTGGAG GGCGAGGAGGCTTccgaggaggcagaggaggaggaggaggagaccacAAGCCACAAGGAAAGAAGACGAAGTTCGAATAG
- the NCL gene encoding nucleolin isoform X2, with protein sequence MVKLAKAGKNQGDPKKMAPPPKEVEEDSEDEEMSEDEEDDSSGEEKKGKKATTTPAKKMMVSPSKKVAVATPAKKAVVTPGKKTAATPAKKTVTPAKAVATPGKKGATPGKALVATPGKKGAAAPAKGAKNGKNAKKEDSDEEDEDDSEEEEEEDEEEDEDEFEPAVMKATAAPASDDEDEDDEDDGEDDDEDDEDDEDDSEEEAMETAAAKGKKGPAKAAPVKAKSTAEDEDEEDDEEEEDEDEEEDEDEEEEDEEEDEEEEELVKEAPGKRKKEMAKQKAAPEAKKQKVEATEPTTSFNLFVGNLNFSKSAPELKTGISDLFAKNDLAVVDVRIGVSRKFGYVDFESAEDLEKALELTGLKVFGNEIKLEKPKGKDSKKERDARTLLAKNLPYKVTQEELKEVFEDAVEIRLVSKDGKSKGIAYIEFKTEADAEKTLEEKQGTEIDGRSISLYYTGEKGQGQDHRGGKNSTWTGESKTLVLSNLSYSATEETLQEVFEKATFIKVPQNQSGKSKGYAFIEFASFEDAKEALNSCNKREIEGRAIRLELQGPRGQPNARSQPSKTLFVKGLSEDTTEETLKESFDGSVRARIVTDRETGSSKGFGFVDFNSEEEAKAAKEAMEDGEIDGNKVTLDWAKPKGEGGFGGRGGGRGGFGGRGGGRGGGRGGFGGRGRGGFGGRGGFRGGRGGGGGDHKPQGKKTKFE encoded by the exons ATGGTAAAGCTTGCAAAG GCCGGTAAAAATCAAGGTGACCCCAAGAAAATGGCTCCTCCCCCAAAGGAGGTAGAAGAAGATAGTGAAGATGAGGAAATGTCAGAAGATGAAGAGGATGATAGCAGTGGAGAAGAG aaaaaaggcaaaaaggctACCACAACTCCAGCAAAGAAGATGATGGTTTCCCCATCAAAAAAGGTTGCAGTTGCCACACCGGCAAAGAAAGCAGTTGTCACCCCTGGCAAAAAGACAGCCGCTACGCCAGCCAAGAAGACAGTTACACCTGCCAAAGCAGTAGCAACACCTGGCAAAAAGGGAGCCACACCAGGCAAAGCATTGGTAGCAACCCCTGGTAAGAAGGGAGCAGCCGCTCCAGCCAAGGGAGCAAAGAACGGCAAGAATGCCAAGAAGGAAGACAGTGATGAGGAAGATGAAGATGACagtgaagaggaggaggaggaggatgaagaggaGGATGAGGATGAATTCGAGCCTGCGGTGATGAAAGCAACTGCTGCTCCTGCCTCGGATGACGAGGATGAGGATGACGAGGATGATGGTGAAGACGACGATGAGGATGACGAGGATGATGAGGATG ACTCAGAAGAAGAAGCTATGGAGACTGCAGCagccaaaggaaagaaaggtcCAGCAAAAGCTGCTCCTGTGAAGGCAAAGAGCACTGCTGAAGATGAAGATGAGGAAGatgacgaggaggaggaggacgaggacgaggaggaggacgaggacgaggaggaggaggacgaggaggaggacgaggaggaggaag AACTTGTCAAAGAAGCACCTGGAAAGCGAAAGAAGGAAATGGCCAAACAAAAAGCAGCTCCCGAAGCcaagaaacagaaagtggaaG CCACAGAACCAACTACATCTTTCAATCTCTTTGTTGGAAACCTGAACTTCAGTAAATCTGCTCCTGAATTGAAAACGGGTATCAGTGACCTTTTTGCGAAAAATGATCTTGCAGTTGTTGATGTCAGAATTGGTGTGTCTAG GAAGTTTGGCTATGTGGATTTTGAATCTGCTGAAGACCTGGAAAAAGCCTTGGAACTCACTGGTTTAAAAGTCTTTGGcaatgaaattaaactagaaaaacCAAAGGGAAAAGACAGTAAGAAAG AACGAGATGCGAGAACACTTTTGGCTAAAAATCTTCCTTATAAAGTTACTcaggaagaattaaaagaagtGTTCGAAGATGCTGTGGAGATCAGATTAGTCAGCAAGGATGGAAAGAGTAAAGG gaTTGCTTATATTGAATTTAAGACAGAAGCTGATGCAGAGAAAACCTTGGAAGAAAAGCAGGGAACAGAGATAGATGGGCGATCCATTTCCCTGTACTATACCGGAGAGAAAGGTCAAGGTCAAGACCATAGAGGTGGAAAGAATAGCACTTGGACTG GTGAATCAAAAACCCTGGTTTTAAGCAACCTCTCCTATAGTGCAACAGAAGAAACTCTTCAGGAAGTATTTGAGAAGGCAACGTTTATCAAAGTGCCCCAGAACCAAAGTGGCAAATCTAAAGG GTATGCATTTATAGAATTTGCATCATTTGAAGATGCTAAAGAAGCTTTAAATTCATGTAATAAAAGGGAAATTGAGGGCAGAGCCATCAGGCTGGAGTTGCAAGGACCCAGGGGACAACCTAATGCAAGAAGCC agcCATCCAAAACTCTGTTTGTCAAAGGTCTGTCTGAGGATACTACAGAAGAGACATTAAAGGAGTCGTTTGACGGCTCTGTTCGTGCAAGGATAGTCACTGACCGGGAGACTGGATCCTCTAAGGG GTTTGGTTTTGTAGACTTCAACAGCGAGGAAGAGGCCAAAGCTGCCAAGGAGGCCATGGAAGATGGTGAAATCGATGGAAACAAAGTTACTTTGGACTGGGCCAAGCCTAAGGGTGAAGGTGGCTTCGGTGGCCGAGGAGGAGGCCGAGGTGGCTTCGGTGGCCGAGGAGGAGGCCGAGGTGGCGGCCGAGGTGGATTTGGAGGCCGAGGCCGGGGAGGCTTTGGAG GGCGAGGAGGCTTccgaggaggcagaggaggaggaggaggagaccacAAGCCACAAGGAAAGAAGACGAAGTTCGAATAG